Proteins co-encoded in one Papaver somniferum cultivar HN1 chromosome 5, ASM357369v1, whole genome shotgun sequence genomic window:
- the LOC113281347 gene encoding histone-lysine N-methyltransferase, H3 lysine-9 specific SUVH4-like yields the protein MNSLGIHGNVVDLEDIETRPPVVVRRVSSRVVHKVKRTGFYDGSDIDNEISPVKKRKRSKVLARKTTMAGKSLEMKFNMYRKEGGEEEDNGNEISPSSTSACDLGVQSDDFGGPEFKLDLTGKDDKEKVKETLRLFNAYYLRIAQLEETRCGREHKSGKSGSKDAPKKGSEVKKGKGCGRGGKSGTAMRPDLKTITKMMQTKTILFPEKQFGALPGVEVGQQFLARCEMVALGLHGHWINGIDYMSTSYADKEKYKGYAFPLAVSIVISGQYEDDVDNADDVVYTGQGGNDLKGSGQQSGNQRLLRGNLALKHNVDNHVPVRVIRGHKSKHSLCGKVYTYDGLYKVVNYWAEKGISGFTVYKFRLKRLEGQPPLTTKQVTYSRGHVPNCISELRGLVCDDISGRKEAIPIPATNLVDDPPVPPTGFRYCKSIELAENVNLPTRASGCGCEGACTDPSICDCAKLNGADFPYIRRDGGRLVIAKSVVYECGPKCGCGDGCVNRTSQNGLKYRFEVFRTPKKGWAVRSWDFIPSGSPVCEYTGILMRTEDINNVTENNYIFDIDCLQTMIGLDGRERRLGDAATHSHPHVEVDDKKLESVPEFCIDAGQVGNVARFINHSCDPNLFVQCVLSSHQNVKLARVMLFAAENIPPLQELAYDYGYPIGSVLDAEGNVREMACHCGADKCRKRLF from the exons ATGAATTCTCTTGGAATCCATGGTAATGTGGTTGATCTTGAAGATATAGAAACAAGACCACCAGTAGTAGTAAGAAGAGTAAGTAGTAGAGTTGTACATAAAGTAAAGAGAACGGGTTTTTATGATGGTTCTGATATTGATAATGAGATTTCACCGGTTAAAAAACGAAAGAGAAGTAAAGTCTTAGCTAGGAAAACTACTATGGCTGGAAAATCACTGGAAATGAAGTTTAACATGTATAGgaaagaaggaggagaagaagaagataacggAAATGAAATCTCTCCGTCTTCTACTTCTGCGTGTGATTTAGGGGTTCAGTCTGATGATTTTGGTGGTCCGGAGTTTAAACTTGATTTGACTGGGAAGGATGATAAGGAGAAGGTTAAAGAAACTTTGAGGCTTTTCAATGCTTATTATCTTCGCATTGCTCAG TTAGAAGAGACTCGGTGCGGTAGAGAACATaaaagtggtaaaagtggttcaaaAGATGCTCCAAAGAAAGGGTCTGAAGTTAAG AAGGGAAAAGGGTGCGGAAGGGGAGGGAAGTCTGGGACTGCAATGAGACCAGACCTCAAGACAATAACAAAG ATGATGCAGACCAAGACTATTTTGTTCCCAGAAAAGCAATTTGGAGCTCTTCCAG GTGTTGAAGTTGGGCAGCAGTTCTTGGCGCGGTGTGAGATGGTTGCACTTGGTCTGCATGGTCACTGGATTAATGGAATTGACTACATGTCAACGTCCTATGCAGATAAG GAAAAGTACAAAGGCTACGCTTTTCCGCTGGCAGTATCGATTGTTATATCAGGGCAGTATGAAGATGATGTAGATAATGCCGACGATGTAGTTTATACTGGTCAAGGTGGAAATGATCTTAAGGGTAGTGGGCAACAATCTGGGAACCAAAGGTTGCTTCGTGGGAACTTGGCGCTCAAG CACAATGTCGACAACCATGTCCCTGTGAGAGTAATCCGTGGGCATAAATCAAAACATAGTCTATGCGGAAAGGTTTACACGTATGATGGCTTGTACAAG GTAGTTAATTACTGGGCTGAGAAAGGTATTTCTGGATTCACTGTTTATAAGTTTCGCTTGAAACGGCTTGAGGGGCAGCCTCCATTGACAACCAAACAG GTCACATATTCTAGAGGACATGTTCCCAATTGTATTTCAGAATTACGTGG GTTGGTTTGCGACGACATAAGTGGTAGAAAGGAAGCTATTCCAATTCCAGCCACCAATTTAGTTGATGATCCTCCTGTTCCACCTACAG GGTTTAGATATTGCAAATCTATTGAACTTGCCGAAAACGTGAATCTTCCTACAAGAGCCTCTGGGTGCGGATGCGAAGGGGCTTGTACAGATCCTAGTATTTGTGATTGCGCAAAGCTCAATGGTGCTGATTTTCCATACATTCGCAGGGATGGTGGCAG ACTCGTGATAGCCAAGTCAGTTGTCTATGAATGTGGACCGAAGTGTGGCTGTGGCGATGGCTGCGTAAATAGAACTTCCCAAAATGGATTGAAGTACCGATTTGAG GTATTTCGAACACCAAAAAAAGGATGGGCCGTCAGATCTTGGGATTTTATTCCATCTGGTTCCCCTGTATGTGAATACACGGGCATACTgatgaggactgaggatataaaCAACGTTACGGAGAATAATTATATTTTCGATATTGATTGTTTGCAGACCATGATTGGTCTTGATGGAAGAGAG CGACGCTTAGGAGATGCTGCTACACATTCACATCCTCATGTCGAAGTTGATGACAAGAAGTTAGAAAGTGTGCCCGAGTTCTGTATAGATGCAGGCCAAGTTGGCAATGTTGCAAGGTTCATCAATCACAGTTGTGATCCCAATTTGTTTGTCCAGTGCGTGTTAAGCTCCCATCAGAATGTTAAACTTGCTCGAGTCATGCTATTTGCTGCAGAAAATATACCTCCATTGCAG